The following proteins are co-located in the Synechococcus sp. PROS-U-1 genome:
- a CDS encoding GNAT family N-acetyltransferase, with the protein MTPIRLVHHAPGAPGLRWLGLGPDLRPSRALIKLQRLFDRHAFWARGRSFCQLRRLLAGSDAVVSLWRGKRLVGFGRATSDGFSRAVLWDIVVAGDLQGHGLGRRVIEELLHTPPVVGVERVYLMTTKSAGFYRQLGFQDANPQQLMVLRR; encoded by the coding sequence GTGACCCCGATCCGGCTGGTTCACCATGCCCCCGGTGCCCCTGGCCTGCGCTGGCTTGGCCTCGGGCCTGATCTGCGCCCCAGCCGGGCGCTGATCAAGCTGCAACGGCTGTTCGATCGCCATGCCTTCTGGGCCCGCGGCCGCAGCTTTTGCCAGCTGCGGCGTTTATTGGCCGGTAGCGATGCCGTGGTGAGCCTCTGGCGTGGCAAGCGGCTGGTGGGCTTCGGGCGGGCCACCTCCGATGGCTTCAGCCGCGCCGTGCTGTGGGACATCGTGGTGGCCGGCGATCTGCAGGGCCATGGCCTGGGCCGACGAGTGATTGAAGAACTCCTCCACACCCCGCCGGTGGTGGGCGTAGAGCGGGTATATCTGATGACTACAAAAAGTGCCGGCTTTTACCGGCAACTGGGCTTCCAGGATGCGAACCCGCAACAACTGATGGTGCTGCGGCGCTGA
- a CDS encoding glycosyltransferase — protein MRPPTLLIHYGTYQPLWQQPGLIQVGPQIADGPDSLSLTELSVAGLRNALRQRGWASKGVLLQYTDPFLIRAAPMQGIRQWPGPRLLACGDLHHGPDPIGTLQQYCTAEPHDAVLLTFNPALLQDVQRRLPMPVRCFAPTFFRYPAAAPSPAPHLELLHVGSLGPHHPSRRELVEALVRRKQIPFRHATTSSADEAARLYAQHALVLNVPLNQDLNHRLFEVMAAGVPQMIFGDRSLLGDNSPLANRPDLFWASSIDKLETLVQRLFADPSKLKSIPVAPPPYWDLKALLKAALVP, from the coding sequence ATGCGACCGCCAACCCTGCTGATCCATTACGGGACCTATCAACCGCTCTGGCAGCAGCCCGGTTTAATCCAGGTGGGGCCGCAGATTGCCGATGGACCAGACAGCTTGAGCCTGACGGAACTGTCAGTGGCTGGGCTGCGCAACGCTCTGCGGCAGAGGGGCTGGGCTTCAAAAGGGGTGCTGCTCCAGTACACCGATCCGTTTCTGATACGCGCTGCCCCCATGCAGGGCATTCGCCAATGGCCCGGACCGCGCCTCCTCGCCTGCGGCGACCTCCATCACGGACCCGATCCAATAGGCACCCTGCAGCAGTACTGCACCGCAGAGCCGCACGATGCCGTGCTGCTGACCTTTAATCCCGCACTGCTGCAGGACGTGCAACGGCGGCTGCCAATGCCCGTGCGCTGCTTTGCCCCCACCTTCTTTCGCTACCCAGCCGCCGCACCCAGCCCCGCTCCACACCTGGAATTGCTGCACGTGGGCAGCCTTGGCCCACATCACCCCAGCCGGCGTGAGCTCGTGGAAGCCTTAGTCAGGCGAAAACAGATCCCGTTCCGTCACGCCACCACCTCAAGCGCTGACGAAGCGGCCAGGCTCTACGCCCAACACGCCTTGGTGCTGAATGTGCCCTTAAACCAGGACCTCAACCATCGCCTGTTCGAGGTGATGGCGGCCGGAGTCCCCCAGATGATCTTTGGTGATCGCAGCCTGCTGGGAGACAACAGCCCACTGGCCAACCGCCCCGATCTGTTTTGGGCCAGCTCCATCGACAAACTCGAGACACTGGTGCAAAGGCTGTTCGCTGACCCCAGCAAGCTGAAAAGCATTCCCGTGGCACCTCCGCCCTACTGGGATCTCAAAGCACTTCTGAAAGCAGCCCTTGTTCCTTGA
- the uvrB gene encoding excinuclease ABC subunit UvrB — MPAYDLTAPYSPKGDQPTAIKQLVHGVNSGERYQTLLGATGTGKTFTMANVIAQTGRPALVLAHNKTLAAQLCNELREFFPENAVEYFISYYDYYQPEAYVPVSDTYIAKTASINEEIDMLRHSATRSLFERRDVIVVASISCIYGLGIPSEYLKAAVKFEVGETLNIRSQLRELVNNQYSRNDTEIARGRFRMKGDVLEIGPAYEDRLVRIELFGDEVEAIRYVDPTTGEILQSLDAVNIYPAKHFVTPKDRLDTAISAIRSELRERLDVLNGEGKLLEAQRLEQRTKYDLEMLGQVGYCNGVENYARHLAGREEGTPPECLIDYFPDDWLLIVDESHVTCSQLQAMYNGDQARKKVLIEHGFRLPSAADNRPLKGEEFWEKARQTVFVSATPGNWEMEVSGGEVAEQVIRPTGVLDPVVEVRPTTGQVDDLLGEIRDRAAKNQRVLVTTLTKRMAEDLTDYLAENEVRVRYLHSEIHSIERIEIIQDLRLGEYDVLVGVNLLREGLDLPEVSLVAILDADKEGFLRAERSLIQTIGRAARHVEGVALLYADNMTESMAKAISETERRRAIQQSHNEKHGVVPTAAGKKASNSILSFLELSRKLKQDGPGADLVEVVGKAAQALENDSDAGLALEALPELIDQLEVKMKEAAKKLDFEEAANLRDRIKKFRQKLLH, encoded by the coding sequence ATGCCCGCCTACGACCTCACGGCGCCCTACAGCCCCAAGGGCGATCAGCCCACGGCGATCAAGCAGTTAGTACACGGGGTGAACAGCGGCGAGCGCTATCAGACCCTGCTGGGGGCCACGGGAACGGGCAAGACGTTCACGATGGCCAACGTGATCGCCCAGACCGGCCGGCCGGCGCTGGTGCTGGCCCACAACAAGACCCTGGCAGCGCAGCTCTGCAACGAGCTGAGGGAGTTCTTCCCCGAGAACGCCGTCGAATACTTCATCTCCTATTACGACTACTACCAACCGGAGGCCTACGTTCCCGTCAGCGACACCTACATCGCCAAGACGGCATCGATCAACGAAGAAATCGACATGCTGCGCCACTCAGCAACGCGTTCGCTGTTTGAGCGGCGCGATGTGATCGTGGTGGCCTCGATCAGCTGCATCTACGGCTTGGGTATTCCGAGTGAATACCTCAAGGCGGCGGTGAAGTTTGAGGTGGGGGAGACCCTCAACATCCGCAGCCAGCTGCGGGAACTAGTGAACAACCAGTACAGCCGCAACGACACCGAAATCGCCCGCGGCCGGTTTCGGATGAAGGGGGATGTGCTCGAGATCGGCCCCGCCTATGAAGACCGGCTGGTGCGGATCGAGCTGTTCGGCGATGAGGTGGAGGCGATCCGCTACGTCGATCCCACCACCGGCGAGATCCTGCAGAGCCTGGATGCGGTGAACATCTACCCGGCCAAGCACTTCGTGACGCCCAAAGATCGGCTGGACACAGCCATCAGTGCCATCCGCTCGGAGCTTCGCGAGAGGTTGGATGTGCTCAATGGCGAAGGCAAGTTGCTGGAGGCCCAGCGGCTGGAGCAGCGCACCAAGTACGACCTGGAGATGCTGGGGCAGGTGGGCTACTGCAACGGCGTTGAGAATTACGCACGCCATTTGGCCGGTCGCGAAGAGGGCACCCCGCCGGAGTGCCTGATCGATTATTTCCCAGACGACTGGCTGCTGATCGTGGACGAGAGCCACGTCACCTGCTCACAGCTGCAGGCGATGTACAACGGCGACCAGGCCCGCAAGAAGGTGCTGATTGAGCATGGTTTCCGTCTGCCCAGCGCGGCGGACAACCGCCCGCTGAAGGGGGAAGAGTTCTGGGAGAAAGCGCGTCAGACGGTGTTTGTTTCAGCCACCCCGGGCAACTGGGAGATGGAGGTGAGCGGTGGTGAGGTGGCCGAGCAGGTGATCCGCCCTACGGGAGTGCTCGATCCTGTGGTGGAGGTGCGACCCACCACGGGTCAGGTGGACGACCTACTCGGCGAGATCCGCGATCGGGCGGCTAAGAACCAGCGGGTGCTGGTCACGACCTTGACCAAACGGATGGCAGAAGACCTCACCGACTACCTGGCGGAGAACGAGGTGCGGGTGCGCTATCTGCACTCGGAGATCCATTCGATTGAGCGGATCGAGATCATCCAGGACCTGCGCCTCGGGGAATACGACGTGCTGGTGGGGGTAAACCTCCTGCGGGAGGGCCTGGACCTGCCGGAGGTGAGCCTGGTGGCGATCCTCGATGCCGATAAAGAGGGTTTTCTACGGGCTGAGCGCTCCTTAATCCAGACCATCGGCCGCGCGGCTCGGCACGTGGAGGGGGTGGCGTTGCTCTATGCCGACAACATGACCGAGTCGATGGCGAAAGCCATCTCTGAAACCGAACGACGCCGGGCGATCCAGCAGTCCCACAACGAGAAACACGGCGTGGTGCCCACCGCTGCGGGCAAAAAGGCCAGCAATTCAATCCTCAGCTTCCTGGAGCTGAGCCGAAAGTTGAAGCAGGACGGGCCCGGTGCCGATCTGGTGGAGGTGGTGGGCAAAGCAGCCCAAGCCCTGGAAAACGATTCAGATGCCGGCTTGGCGCTTGAGGCTCTGCCAGAATTGATCGATCAGCTGGAGGTCAAGATGAAGGAAGCGGCCAAGAAGCTTGACTTCGAGGAAGCTGCTAATTTAAGAGACCGAATAAAAAAATTCAGACAAAAACTTTTGCATTAG
- a CDS encoding nucleotidyltransferase family protein: MVKPIRALLLAAGYGTRLRPITYSLPKCLVPIAGKPLLWHWLNKLESLGCESVLINTHYLSSQVEDFLKSCSFRMNILTAYEDNLLGTAGTLLENKTFFEGSTGLLIHSDNVMMLPLNPLLNTHESADPNVLMSMLIFETSNPNNCGIVELDKDNIMIGFHEKIENPPGNLANAAIYVFNYSLLELIESMDPRPKDFSTEVIPILKGRVKTYLYPPNHVYVDIGTVESLKFAQKLWGS; encoded by the coding sequence ATGGTAAAGCCTATTAGAGCCCTCCTTCTCGCTGCCGGTTACGGCACAAGATTAAGGCCAATAACATACTCATTACCGAAATGCCTTGTCCCAATTGCTGGCAAGCCACTTTTATGGCATTGGTTAAATAAATTAGAATCATTGGGCTGTGAATCAGTATTAATAAATACACATTATCTCTCAAGTCAGGTTGAAGACTTTCTCAAAAGCTGTAGTTTTCGCATGAATATTTTGACTGCTTACGAGGATAATTTGCTGGGAACAGCAGGAACACTTCTAGAAAATAAAACTTTTTTTGAAGGTTCAACTGGTTTATTAATTCATAGCGATAATGTAATGATGCTACCTTTAAATCCATTGCTAAATACGCACGAATCTGCTGATCCTAATGTTCTGATGTCTATGCTCATTTTTGAAACAAGTAATCCAAATAATTGTGGCATCGTAGAACTTGATAAAGATAACATCATGATAGGTTTTCATGAAAAAATAGAAAATCCTCCTGGAAACTTGGCCAATGCTGCTATCTATGTTTTTAATTATTCTTTACTAGAATTGATAGAGAGCATGGATCCACGTCCTAAAGATTTCAGCACTGAGGTAATTCCTATATTAAAAGGTAGAGTAAAGACATATTTGTATCCTCCAAATCATGTTTATGTCGATATAGGTACAGTAGAATCGTTGAAGTTTGCTCAAAAACTCTGGGGATCTTGA
- a CDS encoding SIS domain-containing protein, whose translation MNDFRNFSSEYLNALNNSFNEQILDSIYFLCSSLAGAWSNNQNVFLCGNGGSAANAIHIANDLLYGVANYGSIEKKFGLKVESLTANSGILTCLANDTGYENIFSKQLEVKGSKNDVLIALSGSGNSKNIITAIHTANKIGIKTFAILGYDGGICKSIANHTIHFAVDDMQIAEDVQLIVGHLCMKYLNKI comes from the coding sequence ATGAATGATTTCCGTAATTTCTCCTCTGAATATTTAAATGCACTGAATAATTCTTTTAATGAGCAAATTCTCGATAGCATTTATTTCTTATGTTCTTCGTTAGCAGGTGCATGGTCCAATAATCAAAATGTGTTCCTTTGCGGGAATGGTGGAAGTGCTGCTAATGCTATTCACATAGCCAATGATTTATTATATGGTGTCGCTAACTATGGTTCAATTGAAAAAAAATTTGGATTAAAAGTTGAATCGTTAACTGCTAATTCTGGAATTTTGACCTGCTTAGCAAATGATACAGGTTATGAAAATATATTTTCGAAGCAACTCGAGGTAAAAGGCTCGAAAAACGACGTATTAATTGCACTGTCCGGCAGTGGTAATTCAAAAAATATTATTACTGCAATTCATACAGCGAACAAGATTGGAATCAAAACATTTGCTATTCTTGGCTATGATGGAGGCATATGTAAATCCATTGCAAACCATACTATTCATTTTGCTGTTGACGATATGCAAATTGCCGAAGATGTACAATTAATTGTTGGGCATTTATGCATGAAGTACCTTAATAAAATTTAA
- a CDS encoding PfkB family carbohydrate kinase: MDNILLTSKSKSLVALHGCILVYGHFSTIHPGHIRYLKHAKQISIPLVVALAGDGKPGDEQRYPFTQAERAESLKLLGIADGIFLLDKENLEEAILSLRPRELILGTEFQKASWLKNPLRTLQKQGGKVQFHAGEVSYATVELLDSSESDLKSKRKAEFIATCKRQNLSKKDIINSIDSWKNTRLVVLGDTVVDQYAACEALGMSAEAPVIVVKELAQKTFIGAAAIVAAHVRALGAQCHLVSVLGQDDEANLVSNQLQKQDIQSSLIIDPDRPTTFKKRYMVENQKLFRVSRLEDHALSLEMENIVIDKLTRLAPNTDGIIISDFVYGVITPKILRAVTKLSEAYNIPLFGDVQCSSQVGSIRRFKDFALLSPNERELRLSYQDKESGIEVLSQRLIKESMCHYLLVKMSSSGFIAYERKQDGSVYSQPFPALSVNPLDVTGAGDSVLSCMSIGLSSGQGLMATAALSSCIAAIAVESVGNTAIDARQLIQKFDEYFDW, translated from the coding sequence ATGGATAATATACTTCTCACTAGTAAAAGCAAAAGTTTAGTAGCCTTACATGGCTGTATCTTAGTTTATGGACACTTCAGCACGATTCATCCAGGTCATATACGTTATTTAAAACATGCAAAACAAATTTCGATCCCTCTTGTAGTTGCTCTTGCTGGTGATGGGAAACCAGGTGATGAACAAAGATATCCGTTTACTCAGGCTGAGCGTGCAGAGTCTTTGAAACTGCTGGGTATAGCTGATGGAATTTTTTTGTTAGACAAGGAGAACCTAGAGGAAGCAATTCTAAGTTTGCGGCCAAGAGAGTTAATTTTAGGGACTGAATTTCAGAAAGCCAGTTGGTTGAAAAATCCACTAAGAACTCTACAAAAACAAGGCGGAAAGGTTCAGTTTCATGCAGGAGAGGTTTCTTATGCAACAGTGGAACTACTAGATTCTTCAGAAAGTGATCTCAAAAGTAAACGAAAAGCTGAGTTTATTGCTACTTGTAAAAGGCAAAATCTTTCAAAGAAAGATATCATTAATTCTATTGATTCTTGGAAAAATACAAGGCTTGTAGTACTTGGAGATACCGTAGTTGATCAATATGCTGCATGTGAAGCACTTGGTATGAGTGCCGAAGCTCCAGTGATTGTGGTCAAGGAGCTTGCCCAAAAGACTTTTATTGGCGCTGCCGCCATTGTGGCGGCACATGTGAGAGCACTTGGAGCGCAATGTCATTTGGTATCTGTCTTAGGTCAAGATGATGAAGCCAACTTAGTTTCAAACCAATTACAAAAGCAAGATATTCAAAGTTCACTGATTATCGATCCAGACAGGCCTACAACCTTCAAGAAAAGGTATATGGTGGAAAATCAGAAGCTCTTTAGGGTAAGTCGCCTTGAGGATCATGCATTATCACTTGAAATGGAAAACATAGTTATTGATAAACTAACTCGTCTGGCTCCCAATACCGATGGAATTATTATAAGCGATTTTGTCTATGGTGTCATTACACCAAAAATATTGAGGGCAGTTACTAAACTTTCAGAGGCCTACAATATTCCATTATTTGGAGATGTTCAATGTAGTAGCCAGGTAGGATCAATAAGAAGGTTTAAAGACTTTGCATTGTTATCTCCGAATGAACGAGAACTTCGGTTGTCTTACCAAGACAAAGAAAGTGGTATAGAGGTTTTAAGCCAACGTTTGATTAAAGAATCGATGTGTCATTATCTATTGGTTAAAATGTCTTCTAGTGGATTTATCGCATATGAACGAAAACAAGATGGTTCAGTGTATAGCCAACCGTTTCCTGCCCTCTCTGTAAATCCACTTGATGTAACTGGTGCAGGAGATTCTGTTTTATCTTGTATGTCAATTGGATTATCGTCCGGTCAGGGTTTAATGGCTACAGCAGCTCTTTCGTCTTGCATTGCGGCTATTGCTGTTGAATCTGTCGGCAATACTGCAATTGATGCTCGTCAGCTAATTCAAAAATTTGATGAGTACTTTGACTGGTAA
- a CDS encoding NAD-dependent epimerase/dehydratase family protein: MNYFVIFMKAVVTGGAGFIGSHLVDLLLENNYSVTVIDNLSTGRLKNIEHALNLINFIEADLSIMNSTWIEHIRTADYIFHLASLADIVPSIENPISYFQSNVTATANILGTINARNIKKFVYAASSSCYGIAKYFPTNESHPISPEYPYAMTKWLGEELVLHWTKVYGLSAVSTRFFNVYGTRSRTSGTYGAVFGVFLAQKLASKPFTVVGDGTQMRDFTYVSDVCRGMLLAAESNISGEIFNIGSGKPHSINKLVQLLGGDVVNISKRPGEPEKTHADITKAREILGYKPVVNFETGVDKVLANIEYWAEAPVWTPESINKATQEWFDRLS, translated from the coding sequence TTGAATTATTTTGTTATTTTTATGAAAGCTGTCGTCACCGGTGGTGCAGGTTTTATAGGTAGTCATTTGGTTGATTTGCTCCTTGAGAATAATTACTCTGTAACAGTGATTGATAATTTGTCTACCGGTAGGCTAAAAAATATAGAGCATGCATTGAATTTGATAAATTTTATTGAAGCAGACTTATCTATAATGAATTCTACCTGGATTGAGCATATTCGTACTGCTGACTATATTTTTCATTTAGCGAGTCTTGCCGACATAGTTCCCAGTATAGAAAATCCAATTTCTTATTTTCAGTCAAATGTTACAGCCACTGCGAATATCCTTGGCACAATAAATGCTAGGAACATTAAAAAATTTGTATATGCTGCTTCATCTTCCTGCTATGGCATCGCTAAATATTTCCCTACTAATGAAAGTCATCCGATATCACCTGAATACCCTTATGCAATGACGAAGTGGTTAGGAGAAGAATTAGTGCTGCATTGGACTAAGGTCTATGGACTATCTGCTGTGAGTACACGATTTTTCAATGTTTACGGGACACGCTCAAGAACTTCTGGTACATATGGTGCTGTCTTTGGAGTATTTCTGGCTCAAAAGTTAGCAAGCAAACCATTTACTGTAGTTGGGGATGGTACACAAATGCGTGATTTCACTTATGTTTCTGACGTGTGTCGAGGGATGCTACTTGCAGCTGAATCTAATATTAGTGGTGAAATATTTAATATCGGCAGTGGCAAACCACACTCAATTAATAAGCTCGTACAGTTGCTAGGTGGTGATGTTGTAAATATATCTAAGAGGCCTGGCGAGCCGGAGAAAACCCATGCTGATATAACAAAAGCTAGAGAGATTTTGGGCTATAAACCAGTCGTCAATTTTGAGACAGGCGTTGATAAAGTTTTAGCTAATATAGAGTATTGGGCAGAAGCACCAGTGTGGACTCCTGAATCTATCAATAAAGCAACGCAAGAGTGGTTCGATAGACTTTCATAA
- a CDS encoding radical SAM protein, whose protein sequence is MSTKDYQSSTTKALLAFTEKFGTDFLGRSREQVNTIIHSQLAYLKDSQFNTHYINPRSSINLDTTKVLLHEDRLKAFLDGEKIAPITIDMALTQKCSYACTFCYAGLQQNPSSPADWNVYKSFLNDCVKIGHKPGQGVKAISLVSDGESTESPHFEKFIDHAFNNGINIASGTNGLKLRDCNLRTIAEKLTYLRINFNAAHEEAYCQIMGASSRSLESVLQTTIELVSLKKQLNLPITIGYQMVLMPEYADQVLPLASMARDLGIDYLVIKHCSDDEQGRLGVDYNWYQSEAATELLSVAEQFSTDQYSSQAKWSKIKTGRDRIYSRCYGTPLLLQMSGTGIVAPCGSFFHKDYDNYHIGDIKDTSFFDIWSSDKYDEVIAFLRSEQFDAKKMCATLCLQDKVNEVLYNIIEKDAVYTKPKSTNLPHLNFI, encoded by the coding sequence ATGTCAACTAAGGATTATCAAAGCTCTACAACAAAAGCTCTCTTGGCTTTTACAGAAAAATTTGGAACTGACTTCCTAGGTAGGTCCAGAGAACAAGTAAATACTATTATTCACAGTCAGTTAGCTTATTTAAAGGACTCCCAATTTAATACTCACTATATCAATCCAAGGTCAAGCATTAATCTAGATACCACAAAAGTTCTTTTACACGAAGATCGCCTAAAAGCCTTCCTTGATGGTGAAAAAATTGCACCCATCACTATAGATATGGCTTTAACTCAAAAGTGTAGTTATGCCTGCACATTCTGTTACGCAGGTTTGCAGCAAAATCCATCTTCGCCAGCAGATTGGAATGTTTATAAGTCATTCCTTAATGACTGCGTCAAGATTGGCCATAAGCCTGGTCAAGGTGTTAAGGCAATCTCGCTAGTCTCAGATGGTGAAAGTACTGAATCACCACATTTCGAGAAGTTTATAGATCACGCCTTTAATAATGGAATTAATATTGCATCCGGGACAAATGGATTGAAGCTTCGAGATTGTAATTTAAGAACAATTGCCGAAAAGCTAACTTATCTGCGGATTAATTTCAATGCCGCTCATGAAGAGGCTTACTGTCAAATAATGGGGGCCTCATCTAGGTCTCTTGAATCAGTTTTACAAACTACTATTGAATTAGTTTCTCTTAAAAAGCAATTAAATTTGCCAATAACTATCGGATATCAGATGGTTCTTATGCCTGAGTATGCCGATCAGGTTCTTCCATTAGCTTCAATGGCTCGAGACCTTGGCATTGACTATCTTGTAATTAAGCATTGCAGTGATGATGAACAAGGTAGGTTAGGAGTTGATTACAATTGGTATCAATCTGAGGCGGCAACCGAGTTGTTATCAGTCGCTGAGCAATTCTCAACCGACCAATATTCTTCTCAAGCTAAGTGGTCAAAAATTAAAACTGGAAGAGATCGTATTTACTCTAGATGTTATGGAACACCTTTGTTGCTTCAGATGTCAGGTACAGGAATTGTGGCTCCATGCGGTTCCTTTTTTCATAAGGACTATGATAACTATCATATTGGGGATATAAAAGATACTTCCTTTTTTGATATTTGGAGCTCTGATAAGTATGATGAAGTCATTGCTTTTTTGCGATCTGAGCAGTTTGATGCAAAAAAGATGTGCGCGACTCTTTGTTTGCAAGACAAGGTGAATGAGGTTTTGTATAATATTATTGAGAAGGATGCAGTTTACACAAAGCCTAAATCGACAAATTTACCACATCTGAATTTCATATAA
- a CDS encoding pyridoxal phosphate-dependent aminotransferase, which produces MENRPPLSDACRHLEGQQMFQILSKCKDIELSGEKILHFEIGDPDYDTPDEIVNAAISSLRSGRTHYESSSGNYNLINRAREVTLKSRGFQPDPDQLLVTPGANYQIFLSLACICNPGDEVLIPDPGFVSYKSVCQFLNLKPVYYPLRQVNNFEINHTDIEPLVTTKTKAIILNSPSNPTGSVSSEDQVVYLYNLCKDFNIWLVSDEIYARLIFSNSKAHFSASTIDQCKERVILINGFSKAFAMTGWRIGVVTAPTFVIEKMRLLLETSLSCVPPFIQDAACEALSVQSHVWKLMLTSYEQRRDLLWSGLSNLNSFKVYKPQGAFYIFPDITATGYSDIDLANILLDECRIAVTPGSFFGPSGKNHIRFSFCCPTEDIKVALELLYAKFG; this is translated from the coding sequence ATGGAAAATCGTCCACCCCTTTCTGATGCATGCCGTCATCTTGAAGGGCAACAGATGTTCCAGATTCTTTCTAAATGCAAAGATATTGAATTGTCTGGTGAAAAGATTTTGCATTTTGAAATTGGTGACCCTGATTACGATACACCTGATGAAATCGTAAATGCCGCAATTAGTTCATTGAGATCAGGGCGAACACACTACGAGTCATCATCAGGTAATTATAACCTTATTAATCGTGCGAGAGAAGTTACCCTTAAATCTCGTGGTTTTCAGCCAGACCCAGACCAATTACTAGTTACTCCCGGTGCTAACTATCAAATCTTTTTATCCTTGGCCTGTATTTGTAACCCAGGAGATGAAGTTCTTATCCCTGATCCTGGTTTTGTATCCTATAAGTCTGTTTGTCAGTTCTTAAATCTGAAACCAGTCTACTATCCCCTTCGTCAAGTCAATAACTTTGAAATAAATCACACAGATATTGAACCTCTTGTGACAACTAAAACAAAGGCGATTATACTTAATTCGCCTTCTAATCCTACTGGTTCTGTCTCTTCAGAAGATCAGGTTGTATATCTATATAATCTTTGCAAGGATTTTAACATATGGCTTGTTAGTGATGAGATATATGCTCGTTTAATTTTTTCTAATTCAAAGGCCCATTTCTCCGCTTCAACTATTGATCAATGTAAGGAGCGCGTTATTTTGATTAATGGATTTAGCAAGGCCTTCGCAATGACTGGATGGAGAATAGGAGTAGTAACTGCACCTACCTTTGTAATTGAGAAAATGCGTTTACTTTTGGAGACTTCTTTATCTTGTGTGCCTCCCTTTATTCAAGATGCTGCCTGTGAAGCATTATCTGTGCAAAGTCATGTATGGAAACTAATGCTCACTTCTTATGAACAGAGACGTGATCTCCTTTGGTCTGGTCTTTCAAATTTAAACAGTTTCAAAGTCTACAAACCCCAGGGTGCGTTCTATATTTTCCCTGATATCACAGCTACTGGATATAGTGATATAGATCTAGCAAATATCCTATTGGATGAATGTCGAATAGCAGTGACACCTGGCAGCTTCTTTGGCCCTTCTGGAAAAAATCATATTCGTTTTTCATTTTGCTGCCCCACAGAAGATATAAAAGTTGCTTTAGAGCTTTTATATGCTAAATTTGGATGA